The genomic region GCAGTTCCGCATGGTCCGTTGGATCGCCACTCGCCCGCATCGTGTTGGCTGCTTCGGCCACTACGGTATCGCCTTGCATGACGACTGCCCCGACTGGCACTTCGCCAGCGTCAGCGGCGGTTTTGGCGAGCTGCAGCGCGCGGCGCATCGGATTGGGAAGAGGGAATGCCATGACCATAGAGCCGTAGTGGTTGCACGGGCCTTGGAAAAGGGGGCAAAGCTTGACGCGCAGGCCGTTCAAAGCTATTTGGCCCGCTTTCCCGGGAAACCCGAGATTTCAGGATTAAGATTATGTCGCGTATTTGCGAACTGACCGGCAAAGGTCGGCTGGTGGGAATGAATGTGTCCCACGCTAACAACCGGACCAAGAAGACGTTTCTGCCAAATCTGCAGAATGTCACCTTGTTGTCTGATTCACTCGATCGGAGCTTCAAGCTTCGCGTAT from Parasphingopyxis sp. CP4 harbors:
- the rpmB gene encoding 50S ribosomal protein L28; protein product: MSRICELTGKGRLVGMNVSHANNRTKKTFLPNLQNVTLLSDSLDRSFKLRVSTSGLRSVEHVGGLDNWLLKTADDKLSPKARKIKKEIAEKQAA